A region of Domibacillus sp. DTU_2020_1001157_1_SI_ALB_TIR_016 DNA encodes the following proteins:
- a CDS encoding transcriptional regulator → MTASVVISVSEFKEMNDYVPFAKTHQEQQDMKLTLLKMVEAIYGDRYYRLKEGTRKAIDMMCWFAAEKGFFFASDDYLAARYGVTDKTVRNISKKLRDHGVIQTIYRRSSTQNGLSAPIHLFTAHPYFDHWKQVLQLPDFQADFQAEKAEIPCESKAEQPKKVSTKYLSFNKNLLKILRKENRLGYTFTPKNVPQTFIKAVKPFFDEAADIYHLWGKAILAYKKFNLSQVLESYEEMVIEAFKQSVFAHKQRKIRKDFNGYFYGTLVRMFTYKKREETFTSHPTIFNWLEEEEESTIPPKEVSRQSWQEQINQLMQKEDQRIQFHPDEIPY, encoded by the coding sequence ATGACTGCAAGTGTAGTAATTTCAGTGAGTGAATTTAAAGAGATGAACGATTATGTTCCGTTCGCTAAAACACATCAGGAACAGCAGGATATGAAGTTAACACTTTTAAAAATGGTTGAAGCCATCTACGGTGATCGGTATTACCGCTTAAAAGAAGGGACCAGAAAAGCGATCGATATGATGTGCTGGTTTGCAGCAGAGAAAGGCTTCTTTTTTGCCAGCGATGACTACCTGGCCGCCCGGTATGGCGTTACGGATAAAACAGTCCGCAATATTTCGAAAAAACTTCGGGATCATGGGGTGATTCAAACGATCTATCGGCGCTCCAGCACACAAAACGGTCTTAGTGCACCCATTCATTTATTCACAGCTCACCCTTATTTCGATCACTGGAAACAAGTTCTTCAACTGCCAGATTTCCAAGCTGATTTCCAAGCTGAAAAAGCTGAAATCCCTTGTGAGAGTAAGGCTGAACAGCCAAAAAAAGTTTCTACCAAGTATTTATCTTTTAATAAAAATCTTTTAAAGATCTTACGTAAGGAAAATCGTCTCGGTTACACCTTTACACCGAAAAACGTTCCACAAACATTTATCAAAGCTGTAAAACCATTTTTTGATGAAGCAGCGGACATCTACCATTTGTGGGGCAAAGCTATACTTGCTTATAAAAAGTTTAATCTTTCTCAAGTGCTTGAGTCTTATGAAGAAATGGTAATTGAAGCATTTAAACAATCTGTATTCGCTCATAAGCAAAGAAAAATTAGAAAAGATTTTAATGGTTATTTCTATGGCACTCTTGTACGCATGTTTACATACAAAAAACGCGAAGAAACGTTCACCAGTCATCCAACGATTTTTAACTGGCTGGAAGAAGAGGAAGAAAGCACAATTCCTCCTAAAGAAGTCAGCAGACAAAGCTGGCAGGAACAAATTAATCAGTTAATGCAAAAAGAAGATCAGCGTATTCAATTTCATCCAGACGAAATTCCTTATTAA
- a CDS encoding ParA family protein yields the protein MSRPCTVVTFGNFKGGTGKTTNSTMIAYTLSNMGYKVLLSDQDPQANATSLYLRTKALISDEIVSFDRTLMTAIQAEDLSSIVTEVKENLYLLPSFSDFALYPKFLEKKFPNNLDRVQYFSTLLEPLKKDFDFIFIDVPPTISDITDSALYASDFVVVVLQTQERSLQGAEMFTKYLQSLIDDYDAHMDILGILPVLLKNGAPVDIATLENAKEIFGEHNIFETLVKNMERLKRYDITGISDEDMHDKKVMKSYREVTEEFLKRWEQEVGVTNNV from the coding sequence ATGTCGAGACCATGTACTGTCGTTACTTTTGGAAATTTTAAAGGTGGGACGGGCAAAACAACGAACAGCACGATGATTGCTTACACACTATCAAACATGGGATATAAAGTTTTACTCAGCGACCAGGATCCCCAAGCGAATGCAACGAGCCTTTATTTGCGTACAAAAGCGCTTATATCGGATGAAATTGTTTCTTTTGACCGGACTCTTATGACAGCTATTCAAGCAGAAGATTTATCTAGTATCGTGACAGAAGTAAAGGAAAATCTATATTTGCTTCCAAGCTTCAGTGACTTTGCTCTTTATCCAAAGTTTCTGGAAAAGAAATTCCCTAATAATTTAGACCGTGTACAATACTTTTCTACATTATTAGAACCATTAAAGAAAGATTTTGATTTTATCTTTATTGATGTACCGCCAACGATCTCGGATATTACGGATTCGGCTCTTTATGCTTCTGATTTCGTAGTAGTCGTTCTTCAAACCCAGGAGCGCAGCTTACAGGGTGCTGAAATGTTTACAAAATATCTTCAATCATTGATTGATGACTATGATGCCCATATGGATATCCTGGGTATCCTGCCTGTTTTATTGAAAAATGGTGCGCCTGTGGATATTGCTACACTCGAAAACGCAAAAGAGATTTTTGGTGAGCACAATATTTTTGAAACGCTCGTAAAAAATATGGAACGCTTGAAACGCTACGATATTACCGGGATTTCAGATGAAGACATGCACGACAAAAAAGTCATGAAAAGCTATCGCGAAGTAACAGAAGAATTTCTTAAGCGCTGGGAACAAGAAGTAGGAGTGACTAATAATGTCTGA
- a CDS encoding DUF5388 domain-containing protein: MSDLLKKKPNKLLNRGKQITPNTTFSLDNDSFNKPSIATDTTPPEKKETQTKRVQQPGTTTVRVSTTTKEKLNGLVTLGIAESVDSLLEILVEEYQSNYLTKEQKKQYSLILDIYASRKK, from the coding sequence ATGTCTGATTTATTAAAGAAGAAACCCAATAAGCTCTTAAACAGAGGCAAGCAAATTACGCCTAACACGACTTTTTCTCTTGATAATGATAGTTTTAATAAACCTAGCATCGCTACAGACACAACACCGCCGGAAAAGAAAGAAACGCAAACAAAAAGAGTGCAGCAGCCGGGAACGACAACCGTTCGGGTTAGTACGACAACAAAAGAAAAGCTGAATGGCCTGGTTACATTAGGGATTGCAGAAAGCGTCGACAGTCTATTGGAGATCTTAGTAGAAGAATACCAGTCAAACTACCTTACTAAAGAACAAAAGAAACAGTATTCTTTAATACTCGACATCTATGCCAGCCGAAAAAAATAA